A stretch of the Clostridium botulinum genome encodes the following:
- the cobT gene encoding nicotinate-nucleotide--dimethylbenzimidazole phosphoribosyltransferase: MNLLNDVLEGIKPLDYSAMNEALKRLDKLAKPLGSLGRLEDIAMQISGITGNVKNKCNKKCTIVMAADNGIWEEGVSACPQSITAIQTINMLKGLTGVAVISKHANADIRVIDIGINAEISHPDLINRKIRMGTYNILKGSAMIRSEAIKAIEIGIETVRDLMKEEYSVLGTGEMGICNTSTSSAILMSLTGCSADIAVGKGSGITEEAYNNKKNVIEKAININKPNREDPIDVLSKVGGFDIAGLVGCFLGAAYYRVPIVIDGFISSAAALIAYKLNPLTKEYMIPSHASKEPGFNLIMKELELEPLFNLNMRLGEGSGCPLTFDLIDAASDIMCNMATFEEASIIDDYLIDIR; the protein is encoded by the coding sequence ATGAACTTATTAAATGATGTTTTAGAAGGAATAAAGCCATTAGATTATAGTGCTATGAATGAAGCACTAAAAAGGTTAGATAAGCTTGCAAAACCGCTTGGAAGTCTTGGAAGACTTGAAGATATAGCAATGCAAATATCGGGAATAACAGGCAATGTTAAAAATAAGTGCAACAAAAAATGTACTATAGTTATGGCTGCTGATAATGGTATATGGGAGGAAGGGGTTAGTGCATGTCCTCAATCAATTACGGCTATACAAACAATTAATATGCTTAAAGGATTAACTGGGGTTGCAGTTATATCTAAACATGCTAATGCGGATATAAGAGTTATAGATATTGGCATTAATGCAGAAATAAGTCATCCAGATTTAATAAATAGAAAAATTAGAATGGGTACTTATAATATACTTAAAGGCAGTGCTATGATAAGAAGTGAAGCTATAAAAGCAATAGAGATTGGAATAGAAACTGTTAGAGATTTAATGAAAGAAGAGTATAGTGTTTTAGGTACTGGAGAAATGGGAATATGCAACACAAGTACAAGTAGTGCAATACTTATGTCCCTTACAGGATGTAGTGCTGACATTGCAGTTGGAAAGGGTTCTGGTATTACAGAAGAAGCTTACAATAACAAGAAAAATGTAATTGAAAAAGCTATAAATATCAATAAACCAAACAGAGAAGATCCTATTGATGTATTATCTAAAGTAGGTGGATTTGACATTGCAGGGCTTGTTGGGTGTTTTTTAGGAGCAGCGTACTATAGAGTTCCTATAGTTATAGATGGGTTTATATCTAGTGCGGCTGCATTAATTGCATATAAATTAAATCCTTTAACTAAGGAGTATATGATACCATCACATGCATCTAAAGAACCTGGATTTAATCTTATTATGAAGGAACTTGAACTTGAGCCCTTGTTTAATCTTAATATGAGATTAGGAGAAGGAAGTGGATGTCCACTAACCTTTGATTTAATAGATGCAGCTTCTGATATTATGTGTAATATGGCAACATTTGAAGAAGCATCTATAATTGATGACTATTTAATTGATATAAGGTGA
- a CDS encoding cobalamin biosynthesis protein: protein MSNIYLAFILDCILGDPYWFPHPVRFIGKYISFFEKQIKKANLKNTTLKIWGVFLTLSTIGLTYGICFGILKAVYIINPKVYYVLNIVILWTCIAPKCLANEAIKIYTELANNNIEKSRKQLSYIVGRDTDNLDEGEITRAVVETVGENTSDGIIAPLMYMFIGGAPLALTYKAVNTLDSMVGYKEDIYLNFGWFSAKLDDVVNYIPARLTALFMIISAFILRFDYKNCIKIINRDKNNHTSPNAGYPESAMAGALRVKLGGTNSYFGKLTYKPTIGDKLKKLEKEDIRKSTVLMYGTTIVSIVIFSIILISCGLIH, encoded by the coding sequence ATGAGTAATATTTATTTAGCATTTATATTAGATTGTATTTTAGGGGATCCCTACTGGTTTCCACATCCAGTTAGATTTATTGGAAAGTACATAAGTTTTTTTGAAAAACAAATTAAAAAAGCAAATTTAAAGAATACAACTTTAAAAATATGGGGTGTATTTTTAACATTAAGTACAATAGGATTAACTTATGGTATATGTTTTGGAATATTAAAGGCTGTATATATTATAAATCCAAAAGTTTATTATGTATTAAATATAGTAATATTATGGACTTGTATAGCGCCTAAGTGTTTAGCAAATGAAGCTATAAAAATATATACGGAACTTGCAAATAATAATATAGAAAAATCAAGAAAACAGTTATCGTATATTGTAGGACGTGATACCGATAATTTAGATGAAGGTGAAATTACAAGAGCAGTAGTTGAGACTGTTGGAGAAAATACTTCAGATGGAATTATAGCACCTCTTATGTATATGTTTATAGGTGGAGCACCTTTAGCACTTACATATAAAGCAGTTAACACACTTGATTCAATGGTTGGATATAAAGAAGATATTTATCTTAATTTTGGGTGGTTTTCAGCAAAACTAGATGATGTTGTAAACTATATACCTGCAAGATTAACGGCATTATTTATGATTATAAGTGCCTTTATTTTAAGATTTGATTATAAAAATTGTATTAAGATTATAAATAGAGATAAAAATAATCATACAAGTCCCAATGCAGGATATCCAGAATCGGCTATGGCAGGAGCTTTAAGGGTTAAACTTGGTGGAACCAATTCTTATTTTGGAAAACTTACATATAAACCGACTATTGGTGATAAGCTAAAAAAACTAGAAAAAGAAGATATAAGAAAATCTACTGTACTAATGTATGGAACAACTATCGTAAGTATAGTTATATTTTCTATAATTTTAATATCTTGTGGTTTAATACACTAG
- the cobU gene encoding bifunctional adenosylcobinamide kinase/adenosylcobinamide-phosphate guanylyltransferase: MGKIILVTGGARSGKSSYAENIAKDIKGNILYIATSIPFDDEMKHRVEKHKESRPKFWDTYEGYKDLHIVVKEKNNLYEGMLLDCVTIMTSNFMFEYIGDKIEEADNTTLDKVEKNILQNFEKLLNEVSIGNSTMILVTNELGYGIVPENKLARVYRDIVGRVNQYIASRANQVYLVVCGIPMKVK; the protein is encoded by the coding sequence ATGGGAAAAATTATATTAGTAACTGGTGGAGCAAGAAGTGGTAAAAGTAGTTATGCTGAAAACATAGCTAAAGATATAAAGGGAAATATATTATACATAGCAACTTCAATTCCCTTTGATGATGAAATGAAGCATAGAGTTGAAAAACATAAAGAAAGTAGACCAAAATTTTGGGATACATATGAAGGCTACAAAGATTTACATATAGTTGTAAAAGAAAAAAATAATTTATATGAGGGTATGTTACTTGATTGTGTAACTATTATGACTTCGAATTTTATGTTTGAGTATATTGGAGATAAAATAGAAGAAGCAGATAATACTACTTTAGATAAAGTGGAAAAAAATATACTCCAAAATTTTGAAAAGCTTTTAAATGAAGTTAGTATAGGAAATAGCACAATGATACTTGTAACCAATGAATTAGGATATGGAATAGTGCCAGAGAATAAATTAGCAAGGGTATATAGGGATATAGTAGGTAGAGTAAATCAATACATAGCATCAAGGGCAAATCAGGTATATTTAGTGGTGTGTGGTATACCAATGAAGGTTAAGTGA
- a CDS encoding histidine phosphatase family protein, with product MITIYLTRHGQTQWNLNKRLQGWKNSPLTELGISQAEALRDRLKDMELDIIYTSPIERAYKTAEIIRGDKKIEIVKNDGLKELNYGEWEGSTIEEIEKNPMYNEQLDNLFNHPKEYIPFGGETYEHLIERIDDTMNKILEKNKDKKVLIVTHGMTLKALIHYFNENMTIDDIVKLPVMGQTSLTQIDVVDGKYNLVLQNDTSHYEDNHRVQVGW from the coding sequence ATGATTACAATATATTTAACACGACATGGACAAACTCAATGGAACTTAAATAAAAGATTGCAAGGGTGGAAAAACTCTCCTTTAACGGAACTTGGAATTTCACAAGCCGAGGCTTTAAGAGATAGGCTTAAAGATATGGAACTAGATATTATTTATACAAGTCCTATAGAAAGAGCATATAAGACGGCTGAAATAATAAGAGGAGATAAGAAAATAGAAATTGTTAAAAATGATGGTTTAAAAGAATTAAATTATGGTGAGTGGGAAGGATCAACTATAGAAGAAATAGAAAAAAATCCTATGTACAATGAGCAATTAGATAATTTATTTAATCATCCAAAAGAATATATACCTTTTGGTGGAGAAACATATGAACATCTTATTGAAAGAATAGATGATACTATGAATAAAATACTTGAAAAAAATAAAGATAAAAAAGTATTAATAGTTACTCATGGAATGACATTAAAAGCACTTATTCATTATTTTAATGAAAATATGACAATTGATGATATTGTAAAGCTTCCAGTAATGGGACAAACTAGTCTTACTCAAATTGATGTAGTTGATGGAAAATATAATTTAGTTCTTCAAAATGATACTAGTCATTATGAGGATAACCATCGTGTTCAGGTAGGATGGTAA
- the cobC gene encoding alpha-ribazole phosphatase: MTSLYLARHGESELNVTGVYFGATNCPLTQKGKNQCIELREKLSDVKFDVIITSPLIRAFHSSELISNVLREDIIVMNGLMELDFGAWEGMHYKDIEEKYSSQWELWIKDWVNASPPNGESFKDFYTRVKISLENILSKYKDKKILVICHQGTLRVIASILLDMNINGYWRFAFDYGKYSLFEITDGYAVLKKINS; encoded by the coding sequence ATGACCTCATTATATTTAGCAAGACATGGAGAATCAGAGTTAAACGTTACTGGAGTATATTTTGGAGCAACTAATTGTCCTCTTACACAGAAAGGAAAAAATCAGTGTATAGAATTAAGAGAAAAATTAAGTGATGTAAAATTTGATGTTATAATTACAAGTCCACTTATAAGGGCTTTTCATTCATCTGAACTAATAAGTAATGTTCTGAGAGAAGATATTATTGTGATGAATGGGCTTATGGAGCTTGATTTTGGAGCATGGGAAGGCATGCACTATAAGGATATAGAAGAGAAATATAGTAGTCAGTGGGAACTGTGGATAAAAGATTGGGTAAATGCATCACCGCCTAATGGAGAAAGCTTTAAAGATTTTTATACTAGAGTAAAAATTAGTTTAGAAAATATATTATCCAAGTATAAGGATAAGAAAATACTTGTTATTTGCCATCAAGGTACATTAAGAGTAATAGCTTCTATTTTATTAGATATGAATATCAATGGATATTGGAGATTTGCCTTTGATTATGGAAAATACAGTTTGTTTGAGATAACTGATGGCTATGCAGTATTAAAAAAAATTAATAGTTAG
- the cobS gene encoding adenosylcobinamide-GDP ribazoletransferase, giving the protein MKNLILMIQFFTRIPINIEIDVKEDSFAKGIGYLPIVGLIIGMFNVATYIIASKLTTGMFPIVVALLANTMITGAFHIDGLADTCDGIFSSRKKERMLEIMKDSRVGTNGAIAIVFDFMFRWCLLSSLSEKYTLIAIVMAPVVAKTIVTLLMCFSVYARKEGGLGGVFLEKVKPFRVVIAFVICISLGCLVLGYKFLFILIITVAIMKMYKKLIYSKIDGMTGDTLGAANEIAEITFTLILLVFWRYYLI; this is encoded by the coding sequence ATGAAAAATTTAATATTAATGATTCAGTTTTTTACAAGGATACCTATAAATATAGAAATAGATGTTAAAGAGGATTCTTTTGCAAAAGGTATAGGTTATCTTCCCATTGTAGGACTCATTATAGGTATGTTTAATGTGGCTACATATATTATAGCTTCTAAATTAACTACAGGAATGTTTCCAATAGTAGTAGCATTACTTGCAAATACCATGATAACAGGGGCATTTCATATAGATGGTCTTGCAGATACATGTGACGGTATTTTTTCATCAAGGAAAAAGGAAAGAATGCTTGAAATAATGAAAGATAGCAGAGTTGGAACTAATGGAGCTATAGCTATAGTATTTGACTTTATGTTTAGATGGTGCTTACTTAGTAGTTTAAGTGAAAAATATACACTAATAGCAATAGTTATGGCACCAGTAGTTGCCAAGACAATTGTTACATTGCTAATGTGTTTTTCCGTCTATGCACGAAAAGAAGGTGGTCTTGGTGGTGTATTTTTGGAGAAGGTCAAACCTTTTAGAGTAGTAATTGCCTTTGTCATATGTATTAGTTTAGGATGTTTAGTTTTAGGGTACAAATTCTTATTTATACTAATTATAACAGTTGCAATTATGAAAATGTATAAAAAACTTATATACTCTAAAATAGATGGAATGACAGGAGATACATTAGGTGCTGCAAATGAGATAGCTGAAATTACATTTACATTAATATTATTAGTGTTTTGGAGGTATTACTTAATATGA
- a CDS encoding cobyric acid synthase — protein MKNKRIMIQGTASSVGKSILCAALCRIFYKDGYNVNPFKSQNMSLNSAITCDGGEIGRAQYMQAEASDKVPSVKMNPILLKPNSDRGSQVIINGKVFKNMDAVDYYKFKPQLKKEVAKIYESLSNESDVVVIEGAGSPAEINLNKEDFVNMGMAKIAKSPVILVGDIDKGGVFASIVGTMMLLKEDEKKLVKGVIINKFRGSYEILEPGLKMLEDIIKIPVLGVIPYFNLNLEDEDSATDWSKFSFNSSGDIDVAVIRLPYMSNFTDINALKLYKDVEVRLIEKKEDLNNPDLIIIPGSKSTIKDMEYLEKSGLKDSIINCHKNGSFVFGICGGFQILGSKILDPNKIEGSITSIEGLNLLNSVTEIKTTKTTTLTKAKDTLFNSNIQGYEIHMGETSIKDAVPFASIYERNKIKYENVEGAISKDGRVIGTYIHGIFDNSNFTRSFLNKVREHKGKDIIDEVPKDYWEFKNEEYDKLAEIVRENVDMKKLYEIVNEGIDE, from the coding sequence ATGAAAAACAAGAGGATTATGATTCAAGGAACAGCATCATCTGTTGGTAAAAGCATACTTTGTGCTGCACTTTGCAGAATATTTTATAAGGATGGATATAATGTAAATCCTTTCAAATCTCAAAATATGTCTCTTAACTCGGCAATAACTTGTGATGGTGGAGAAATAGGAAGAGCACAGTATATGCAAGCAGAGGCATCAGATAAGGTTCCATCGGTAAAGATGAATCCTATTTTATTAAAGCCTAATTCAGATAGAGGATCCCAGGTTATAATAAACGGTAAAGTATTTAAAAATATGGATGCTGTGGATTATTATAAATTTAAACCACAGTTAAAAAAAGAAGTTGCAAAGATTTATGAGAGTTTAAGTAATGAGAGTGATGTAGTTGTAATAGAAGGTGCAGGAAGCCCAGCTGAAATTAATTTAAACAAAGAAGACTTCGTTAATATGGGAATGGCAAAAATCGCAAAGTCACCAGTAATATTAGTTGGAGATATAGATAAAGGTGGAGTATTTGCATCTATAGTTGGAACAATGATGCTTTTAAAAGAAGATGAAAAAAAGCTTGTAAAAGGAGTTATCATCAATAAATTCAGAGGAAGTTATGAGATTTTAGAGCCTGGATTAAAGATGTTAGAAGATATAATAAAGATTCCAGTACTAGGAGTTATACCATATTTCAATTTAAATCTTGAAGATGAAGATAGTGCCACAGACTGGAGTAAATTTAGCTTTAATTCTAGTGGTGACATTGATGTAGCTGTAATAAGACTGCCGTATATGTCTAATTTTACTGATATTAATGCATTAAAGCTTTATAAAGATGTTGAAGTAAGACTAATTGAGAAAAAAGAAGATTTAAATAATCCTGATTTAATTATTATTCCTGGAAGCAAAAGCACTATTAAAGATATGGAATACCTTGAAAAGTCAGGCCTTAAGGATAGTATAATAAATTGTCATAAAAATGGAAGTTTTGTTTTTGGTATTTGTGGAGGATTTCAAATATTAGGTTCAAAGATTTTAGATCCTAATAAAATAGAAGGAAGTATAACTTCAATTGAAGGACTAAATCTTTTAAATTCTGTTACTGAAATTAAAACAACTAAGACAACTACTTTGACAAAAGCTAAGGATACACTTTTTAATTCTAATATACAGGGTTATGAGATACATATGGGAGAAACAAGTATAAAGGATGCAGTACCTTTTGCATCAATTTATGAGAGAAATAAGATTAAATATGAAAATGTAGAGGGTGCTATTAGTAAAGACGGAAGAGTTATAGGTACATATATTCATGGAATATTTGATAATTCTAATTTTACCAGAAGTTTTTTAAATAAAGTAAGAGAGCATAAAGGAAAAGACATTATAGACGAAGTTCCAAAGGATTATTGGGAATTTAAAAACGAAGAATACGACAAACTAGCAGAGATTGTTCGTGAAAATGTAGATATGAAAAAATTATATGAAATAGTGAATGAGGGAATAGATGAGTAA